A region from the Sandaracinus amylolyticus genome encodes:
- a CDS encoding O-antigen ligase family protein, whose translation MIRPASSAGIAAVAAAAAITTMFVYAPLADLSLERYQLPKELALIAASALAIGGLARRVRWDVLDVAMGLAAIAAIASAACATNGWIGARLAALTVAGVALAIALREEDDDARDRARGWVIAAAGALAAITLAETYGAIAGMSSYGRAPGATLGQRNTVAHVLAIVVPFAWRASIVSSRARWRVAAMLVVALASAAIVVTRSRAGWLALGIGAIALAVWAVVDRGRRARHLGSALAMTSGIVAVATTRPALAWRSAHPYRDTLERLVDASGGSGHGRLVQIDASRALIHEHPWLGVGPGNWAVEYPAVSPSGDPTFFADAWEHTGRLLTSDVAALAIERGALGVVSGLACGIALIVVIARLEDRSLRAVCAACLGATVPLVLFDSVLQIAAPLAVLAVLLAPPVDREVRVWGAPRWIGIVLATGLMLAATHRAIEIQALALRAHGTPAALASAARLDPGDYTSRARLAETLLAEGDCPHALPLLDEMVALRPRHRRPRTEREVCEALTAPRTPRAR comes from the coding sequence GTGATCCGACCTGCAAGTAGCGCGGGCATCGCGGCGGTCGCGGCGGCGGCCGCGATCACCACGATGTTCGTGTACGCGCCGCTCGCGGATCTCTCGCTCGAGCGATATCAGCTGCCGAAGGAGCTCGCGCTGATCGCGGCGTCCGCGCTCGCGATCGGCGGGCTCGCGCGGCGCGTGCGCTGGGACGTGCTCGATGTCGCGATGGGGCTCGCCGCGATCGCCGCCATCGCGAGCGCTGCGTGCGCGACGAACGGGTGGATCGGCGCGCGTCTCGCGGCGCTGACGGTCGCGGGCGTCGCGCTCGCGATCGCGCTGCGCGAGGAGGACGACGACGCGCGGGATCGCGCGCGCGGTTGGGTGATCGCGGCGGCGGGCGCGCTCGCGGCGATCACGCTCGCGGAGACGTACGGCGCGATCGCCGGGATGTCGTCGTACGGGCGCGCGCCGGGCGCGACGCTCGGGCAGCGCAACACCGTCGCGCACGTGCTCGCGATCGTCGTGCCCTTCGCGTGGCGCGCCTCGATCGTGTCGTCGCGCGCGCGGTGGCGGGTCGCGGCGATGCTCGTCGTCGCGCTCGCGAGCGCGGCGATCGTCGTGACGCGGAGCCGCGCCGGCTGGCTCGCGCTGGGCATCGGGGCGATCGCGCTGGCGGTGTGGGCGGTGGTCGATCGTGGTCGTCGCGCGCGCCACCTCGGCAGCGCGCTCGCGATGACGAGCGGGATCGTCGCGGTCGCGACGACGCGACCGGCGCTCGCGTGGCGCAGCGCGCACCCGTATCGCGACACGCTCGAGCGGCTCGTCGACGCGAGCGGCGGGAGCGGCCACGGGCGGCTCGTGCAGATCGACGCGTCGCGCGCGCTGATCCACGAGCATCCGTGGCTCGGCGTGGGCCCGGGGAATTGGGCCGTCGAGTATCCCGCGGTCAGCCCGTCCGGTGATCCCACGTTCTTCGCGGATGCGTGGGAGCACACGGGTCGGCTCCTCACGAGCGACGTGGCGGCGCTGGCGATCGAGCGCGGCGCGCTCGGCGTCGTCAGCGGGCTCGCGTGTGGGATCGCGCTGATCGTGGTGATCGCGCGGCTCGAGGATCGATCGCTTCGCGCGGTGTGCGCCGCGTGCCTCGGCGCGACGGTGCCGCTCGTGCTCTTCGACTCGGTGCTGCAGATCGCGGCGCCGCTCGCGGTGCTCGCGGTGTTGCTCGCGCCGCCCGTCGATCGCGAGGTGCGCGTGTGGGGCGCGCCGCGCTGGATCGGGATCGTGCTCGCGACGGGCTTGATGCTCGCGGCGACCCATCGTGCGATCGAGATCCAGGCGCTCGCGCTGCGGGCGCACGGCACTCCTGCCGCGCTCGCATCCGCGGCGCGGCTCGACCCCGGCGACTACACGTCGCGCGCGAGGCTCGCGGAGACGCTGCTCGCGGAGGGCGACTGCCCGCACGCGCTGCCGCTGCTCGACGAGATGGTCGCGCTGCGCCCGCGACACCGGCGCCCGCGCACGGAGCGCGAAGTGTGCGAGGCGCTCACGGCACCACGCACGCCACGCGCTCGCTGA
- a CDS encoding TonB-dependent receptor domain-containing protein — translation MVVANAAHVKAQDAPADDAPARPSPPRLTQFVPSDPPEGLEDRDAAVLLEITVTAEGTVSDVRVVEGAGEGLEAFDERAMTAARVFVFEPARVGERAIGARIRYRYVFEARVVEEQIEPAAEGDAEAETETETETEAEGESAAEAESETEADAPEDPEPVFRARAEVEPSPRDAVRRVLRREVLTRMPGTRGDALRVVELLPGVGRPAFGGGVLLVRGSAPGDSQVFLDGNPVPLLYHFGGLTSFFNSQLLQRIEFVPGNFSVRYGRKIGGILEVDPRDPRFDGFHGFIDLSGGIDASIMLEGPIDEDFAFALAFRRSYIDAVLALAQDSLGDDAPDFLTAPVYYDYQALATWTPTDADRIRLAIYGSSDELRLLLANPSDGDFAVRGNLGISTQFHRIQIGWRHVEGWLEQDVQVGFGVNLLELGVGDAFQLDGEFLPLNIRSEWRMQLSPSVRTIVGMDMQITPLSLLFRGPPTAQSEGMPAMPTDERIDFAIDDVVAYRPAAYVETDVTLFERLDLVLGVRADYYREIEELTVDPRMTARVRLTDQIALRTGVGLFSQPPEFQESVEDLGNPDLEPIHALHVGLGGDLRLPEHGMSFSLDGFYKHLWDRVVATPRGVAPFFTNDGLGRIYGLEVAARMEPDGPYPLFGFLSYTLSRSERQDGPGQEWRLFDFDQTHILTLALVWRIGQGWELGGTFRLVSGNPYTPIGGAIQDVRTSTYRPIYGAVNSDRNPFFHRLDVRLQKLWRIGDVSLTFYIDVQNVYNSTNPEGRIYNYDYSESRDLPGLPILPSIGIRGEL, via the coding sequence GTGGTCGTCGCGAACGCAGCGCACGTGAAAGCGCAGGACGCGCCGGCGGACGACGCGCCAGCCCGACCGAGCCCACCGCGGCTCACGCAATTCGTTCCGAGCGATCCGCCCGAGGGGCTCGAGGATCGCGACGCCGCGGTCCTCTTGGAGATCACCGTCACGGCGGAAGGCACGGTGTCCGACGTGCGCGTCGTCGAGGGCGCGGGCGAAGGCCTCGAGGCGTTCGACGAGCGCGCCATGACCGCGGCGCGCGTGTTCGTATTCGAGCCGGCGCGAGTGGGTGAGCGCGCGATCGGGGCGCGCATCCGATATCGCTACGTGTTCGAGGCGCGCGTCGTCGAGGAGCAGATCGAGCCCGCCGCGGAGGGCGACGCCGAGGCCGAGACCGAGACCGAGACCGAGACCGAGGCCGAAGGCGAGAGCGCGGCCGAGGCCGAGAGCGAGACCGAGGCCGACGCGCCGGAGGACCCGGAGCCCGTGTTCCGCGCGCGCGCCGAGGTCGAGCCCTCGCCACGCGACGCCGTGCGGCGTGTGCTGCGCCGCGAAGTGCTCACGCGCATGCCGGGCACGCGCGGCGACGCGCTGCGGGTCGTCGAGCTGCTCCCGGGCGTCGGGCGCCCTGCGTTCGGCGGCGGCGTCCTGCTGGTGCGCGGATCGGCGCCCGGTGACAGCCAGGTGTTCCTCGACGGCAATCCGGTCCCGCTCCTCTATCACTTCGGCGGACTGACCTCGTTCTTCAATTCGCAGCTCCTTCAGCGCATCGAGTTCGTCCCCGGCAATTTCTCGGTGCGATACGGGCGCAAGATCGGCGGCATCCTCGAGGTCGATCCGCGCGATCCGCGCTTCGACGGATTCCACGGGTTCATCGATCTCAGCGGCGGCATCGACGCGTCGATCATGCTCGAGGGCCCGATCGACGAGGACTTCGCGTTCGCGCTGGCGTTCCGGCGCAGCTACATCGACGCGGTCCTCGCGCTCGCTCAGGACAGCCTCGGAGACGACGCGCCGGACTTCCTCACTGCGCCCGTCTATTACGACTATCAAGCGCTCGCGACCTGGACTCCCACCGACGCCGATCGAATCCGACTCGCGATCTACGGCAGCAGCGACGAGCTCCGCCTCTTGCTCGCGAATCCGTCGGACGGCGACTTCGCGGTGCGCGGCAATCTCGGCATCTCGACGCAATTCCATCGCATCCAGATCGGATGGCGGCACGTCGAGGGCTGGCTCGAGCAGGACGTGCAGGTCGGCTTCGGGGTCAACCTGCTGGAGCTCGGCGTGGGCGACGCGTTCCAGCTCGACGGCGAGTTCTTGCCGCTGAACATCCGCAGCGAGTGGCGCATGCAGCTCTCGCCGAGCGTGCGGACGATCGTCGGCATGGACATGCAGATCACGCCGCTGAGCCTGCTGTTCCGCGGCCCGCCGACCGCCCAGTCGGAGGGCATGCCCGCGATGCCGACCGACGAGCGCATCGACTTCGCGATCGACGACGTGGTCGCCTATCGCCCGGCGGCGTACGTCGAGACCGACGTGACGCTGTTCGAGCGGCTCGATCTCGTGCTCGGCGTGCGCGCCGACTACTACCGCGAGATCGAGGAGCTCACGGTCGATCCGCGCATGACCGCGCGCGTGCGCCTCACCGATCAGATCGCGCTGCGCACCGGCGTCGGCCTCTTCTCGCAGCCGCCCGAATTCCAGGAGAGCGTGGAGGATCTCGGCAATCCGGACCTCGAGCCGATCCACGCGCTGCACGTCGGGCTCGGCGGTGATCTGCGGCTCCCGGAGCACGGGATGTCGTTCTCCCTCGACGGCTTCTACAAGCACCTCTGGGATCGTGTGGTCGCGACGCCGCGCGGCGTCGCGCCGTTCTTCACGAACGACGGACTGGGGCGCATCTACGGCCTCGAGGTCGCGGCGCGCATGGAGCCCGATGGGCCCTATCCGCTCTTCGGGTTCCTCTCGTACACGCTCTCGCGCAGCGAGCGACAGGACGGGCCGGGCCAGGAATGGCGCCTGTTCGACTTCGATCAGACGCACATCCTCACGCTCGCGCTCGTGTGGCGCATCGGACAGGGCTGGGAGCTCGGCGGCACGTTCCGGCTCGTGAGCGGCAATCCGTACACGCCGATCGGCGGCGCGATCCAGGACGTGCGAACGAGCACCTATCGCCCGATCTACGGCGCGGTGAATTCGGATCGGAATCCGTTCTTCCATCGCCTCGACGTGCGGCTCCAGAAGCTCTGGAGGATCGGGGACGTGTCGCTGACGTTCTACATCGACGTGCAGAACGTCTACAACAGCACGAACCCCGAAGGGCGCATCTACAACTACGACTATTCCGAGTCGCGGGATCTGCCGGGATTGCCGATCCTCCCGTCGATCGGAATCCGAGGAGAGCTCTGA
- a CDS encoding serine/threonine-protein kinase gives MQQRERQGSVDTTVGYEVPRASDRPPLALGETAADASLPGALHATVALGETLAAPLPEVAEGASAPRVTSTSTSVLPRVEAEGKGVRLVPTSGPRYRTVRSLGEGGMGEVALVEDRDIGRNVAMKRLRATFGQGPAVVARFVDEVRTIGNLEHPNIVPIHDVGVDESGRYFFVMKYVDGETLESIVTRLQAGDPRAIADHGITRRVEIFVGLLRALQYAHARGVVHRDVKPANVMIGRYGEVVLMDWGVARPIAKVGAHDDAQRMSPDEMRATPSRASETHAGALIGTPLYMSPEQAAGKNDELDARSDLYSACLVFHELLGLRHYRSSTSGSLGELLEAIRAQEPENVHTMFPAHPANPQGIPAELAHFCRRGLARDPAARWQSAEEMIAELEAILEGRCRVQCPVTFMKRSTREMGLFVDRRPRFAMGAAIVTALVVLGLIANALRDLIL, from the coding sequence ATGCAGCAGCGCGAGCGACAGGGGTCGGTCGACACGACGGTCGGATACGAAGTGCCGCGCGCGAGCGATCGCCCACCGCTCGCGCTCGGCGAGACCGCCGCCGACGCGAGCCTCCCCGGCGCGCTGCACGCGACGGTCGCGCTCGGCGAGACGCTCGCCGCGCCGCTCCCGGAGGTCGCCGAGGGGGCGAGCGCGCCGCGCGTCACGTCGACGTCCACGTCGGTGCTGCCGCGCGTCGAGGCGGAAGGGAAGGGCGTGCGCCTCGTGCCCACGAGCGGTCCGCGATATCGCACCGTGCGCTCGCTCGGCGAGGGCGGGATGGGCGAGGTCGCGCTCGTCGAGGATCGCGACATCGGTCGCAACGTCGCGATGAAGCGCCTGCGCGCGACGTTCGGTCAGGGGCCCGCGGTGGTCGCGCGCTTCGTCGACGAGGTGCGCACGATCGGCAACCTCGAGCACCCGAACATCGTGCCGATCCACGACGTCGGGGTCGACGAGAGCGGTCGCTACTTCTTCGTGATGAAGTACGTCGACGGCGAGACGCTCGAGTCGATCGTCACGCGCTTGCAGGCCGGCGATCCGCGCGCGATCGCCGATCACGGCATCACGCGCCGCGTCGAGATCTTCGTCGGCTTGCTGCGCGCGCTGCAGTACGCGCACGCGCGCGGCGTCGTGCACCGCGACGTGAAGCCCGCGAACGTCATGATCGGCCGCTACGGCGAGGTCGTGCTGATGGACTGGGGTGTGGCGCGGCCCATCGCGAAGGTCGGCGCGCACGACGACGCGCAGCGCATGAGCCCCGACGAGATGCGCGCGACGCCCTCGCGCGCGAGCGAGACCCACGCGGGCGCGCTGATCGGGACGCCGCTCTACATGTCGCCGGAGCAGGCCGCGGGGAAGAACGACGAGCTCGACGCGCGCAGCGATCTGTACTCGGCGTGCCTCGTGTTCCACGAGCTGCTCGGCCTGCGTCACTACCGCAGCAGCACGAGCGGCTCGCTGGGCGAGCTGCTCGAGGCCATCCGCGCGCAGGAGCCGGAGAACGTCCACACGATGTTCCCCGCCCATCCCGCGAACCCGCAGGGCATCCCTGCGGAGCTCGCGCACTTCTGCCGCCGCGGGCTCGCGCGTGATCCCGCCGCGCGATGGCAGAGCGCGGAGGAGATGATCGCGGAGCTCGAGGCGATCCTCGAGGGACGCTGTCGCGTGCAGTGCCCGGTGACGTTCATGAAGCGGTCGACGCGCGAGATGGGCCTCTTCGTCGATCGACGCCCGCGCTTCGCGATGGGCGCTGCGATCGTCACCGCCCTCGTCGTGCTCGGGCTAATCGCGAACGCGCTGCGTGATCTGATCCTCTGA
- a CDS encoding MotA/TolQ/ExbB proton channel family protein codes for MNINLLELWHEMGLPVRIVVIVLTLQAVASIAVAIDRLVLLFRSQAVSRAFATKAAPLMDQGEWSRLFDEASKAKGSHLALVLYTGLKVFLDRSKAGDAPERAAELARRAIERKGESTSDELNRGLNVLASTGSTAPFVGLLGTVLGIINAFQMIAASGSGGIGTIGAAIGEALIVTGYGLCVAIPTVLVFNWISGRISRFEMGLTNAGSELADRLEVSEPVSTYRESGTRRAPTPSEELATAEAV; via the coding sequence ATGAACATCAATCTTCTCGAGCTCTGGCACGAGATGGGGCTCCCGGTCCGGATCGTCGTCATCGTGCTGACGCTGCAGGCCGTGGCGAGCATCGCGGTGGCGATCGATCGCCTCGTGCTGCTCTTCCGCTCGCAGGCCGTCTCGCGCGCGTTCGCGACGAAGGCCGCGCCGCTGATGGATCAGGGCGAGTGGAGCCGCCTCTTCGACGAGGCCAGCAAGGCGAAGGGGTCGCACCTCGCGCTGGTGCTCTACACCGGGCTCAAGGTCTTCCTCGACCGCAGCAAGGCCGGCGACGCGCCGGAGCGCGCGGCCGAGCTCGCGCGGCGCGCGATCGAGCGCAAGGGCGAGTCGACGTCCGACGAGCTCAACCGCGGCCTCAACGTCCTCGCATCGACCGGCTCGACCGCGCCCTTCGTCGGTCTGCTCGGCACCGTGCTCGGCATCATCAACGCGTTCCAGATGATCGCGGCGAGCGGCTCGGGCGGCATCGGCACGATCGGCGCGGCGATCGGCGAGGCGCTGATCGTGACGGGCTACGGTCTCTGTGTCGCGATTCCGACCGTGCTCGTCTTCAACTGGATCTCGGGTCGTATCTCGCGGTTCGAGATGGGCCTCACGAACGCAGGCAGCGAGCTCGCGGATCGCCTCGAGGTCAGCGAGCCGGTGAGCACCTATCGCGAGAGCGGCACGCGCCGCGCGCCGACTCCGTCGGAAGAGCTCGCGACCGCCGAAGCCGTCTGA
- a CDS encoding ExbD/TolR family protein, translating to MKRFGGKRSRPSPAMNVTPLVDIVLVLLIIFMVVLPSMENDAPVDLPSIFHVDEDPRGRTDPITVSITADRRLFLEQDEMPRDALESRLREIHASEPTRRVILRGDSTLRYEEVRSLFRMCQQIGLPGVSLRVGERGGEGESEG from the coding sequence ATGAAGCGCTTCGGTGGAAAGCGATCGCGACCGAGCCCGGCGATGAACGTCACGCCGCTCGTCGACATCGTCCTCGTGCTCCTGATCATCTTCATGGTCGTCCTCCCGAGCATGGAGAACGACGCGCCCGTCGACCTGCCGAGCATCTTCCACGTCGACGAAGATCCGCGCGGCCGAACGGATCCGATCACGGTCTCGATCACGGCGGATCGTCGCTTGTTCCTCGAGCAGGACGAGATGCCGCGAGACGCGCTCGAGTCGCGACTGCGCGAGATCCACGCATCGGAGCCGACGCGCCGCGTGATCCTGCGCGGCGACTCGACGCTCCGCTACGAAGAGGTCCGCAGCCTCTTCCGCATGTGCCAGCAGATCGGTCTGCCGGGCGTCTCGCTCCGCGTGGGTGAGCGCGGCGGCGAAGGCGAGAGCGAGGGCTGA
- a CDS encoding ExbD/TolR family protein, with product MAFEVSSGKGGKKGRSKPDMNVTPLVDVVLVLLIIFMVITPMLAKQFWIHLPSEPEEAEATPPPPSDDGPPVVTVDAAGRVLINRDEVPLAQLETRLRRVLAARGDRTVFFDAQSDAPYGRAVEVLDTCRGAGATTIAVATEALADAR from the coding sequence ATGGCGTTCGAGGTCTCCAGCGGCAAGGGCGGGAAGAAGGGGCGCAGCAAGCCCGACATGAACGTCACGCCGCTCGTCGACGTGGTGCTCGTGCTCCTGATCATCTTCATGGTGATCACGCCGATGCTCGCGAAGCAGTTCTGGATCCACCTGCCGAGCGAGCCCGAGGAAGCGGAGGCGACGCCGCCGCCGCCCAGCGACGACGGACCGCCGGTCGTCACGGTCGACGCGGCGGGTCGCGTGCTGATCAATCGCGACGAAGTGCCCCTCGCGCAGCTCGAGACGCGCCTGCGTCGAGTCCTCGCGGCGCGCGGAGACCGAACGGTGTTCTTCGACGCGCAGAGCGACGCTCCGTACGGCCGCGCGGTCGAAGTGCTCGACACGTGCCGCGGCGCCGGCGCGACGACGATCGCGGTCGCGACCGAAGCGCTCGCCGACGCGCGCTGA
- a CDS encoding TonB-dependent receptor domain-containing protein — protein MRAVVNPTLWARCVLAIVTTLCVTTPALAQSDEVGDTPVTPEDEAPQDEAPPAEVAAPDDAAISEAEQAEIDAALAEDAPHCSGTGVEGVVRDAQTRETMIEAPVIVVGRGARVLTDYDGRFAIDLPPGTYSLRSYYDLYQPTRVDDVVVTRGECTTIELELSSETTTGEEIVIEVRAERGTAASQLRMRREAVGSQDAISSEEIRRAPDSTASEVVRRMVGVTTRDDFVYIRGLGSRYVSTMLNGVVVPSTDPDVAGVQLDIFPASLLESVTVRKTFTPDVPGAWAGGLMNIQTQSYPTDFQLRLNLSFGINSENSFQETLGYQSGGLDFLAFDDGTRALPDLVRDTDLQSRDITGDQLRDASMSFPNTWGVGERTSWPNLSGGFSMGDTVDIDGHLLGYLVVAGYRYSERPLPDIIASVQLRDPEDPDSVTLRESLQQDGVRRVAQLSALGTVTYELAEHHNVTLVGLFSQNSDDFAAIISGRSETTNSDIRDFRISWVQRTLGFGQLLGEHTHLFGTSRLNWQLNLSSVQRDQPDLRDLRYVISEEGVARWAPSASSGQRFYSTLDDVTYGGGLDITVPFEHFEARFGGLASRTERDFQTRRFNWRLSLSAPPETALLPPEELFGPQSLESALRIAETSRDDDSYYASQTLLGAYASLEWRPISALRIAGGVRAESFRQIVESRPVFAGPDDEITGTRRTDVDPLPSASVVVEPISNMFVRASYGGTVARPLVRELAPFLFVDFVRRRTITGNPDLERTYIHNFDLRWEWFPSENEVLAVSGFAKVFESPIEQTIVTSAGDLSYSNIAGAENYGAEIEARVHLGHIVPQLDWISVGTNVTLVYSRARLTDEQRNQATNSERPLAGQPPYVINVSLGFTPPDTGLSFYAYYNVFGPRLEDVGLQGIPDVYQQPWHTVDATIRWDVDDTFGLSLSGRNLLFQRIDLTQGGFVVTGYQPGTTVVLSASYSP, from the coding sequence ATGCGTGCCGTCGTGAATCCGACGCTCTGGGCGAGGTGTGTCCTCGCAATTGTGACGACGCTCTGTGTCACGACTCCCGCGCTCGCTCAGAGCGACGAAGTCGGTGACACGCCGGTGACGCCCGAGGACGAAGCGCCGCAGGACGAAGCGCCGCCCGCCGAGGTCGCTGCACCGGACGACGCAGCGATCAGCGAGGCCGAGCAGGCGGAGATCGACGCCGCGCTCGCCGAAGACGCGCCGCACTGCAGCGGCACCGGCGTCGAAGGCGTGGTGCGCGACGCGCAGACGCGCGAGACGATGATCGAAGCGCCGGTGATCGTCGTCGGTCGCGGGGCTCGCGTCCTGACCGACTACGACGGTCGATTCGCGATCGATCTGCCGCCCGGCACGTACTCGCTTCGCTCGTATTACGACCTGTACCAGCCGACGCGCGTCGACGACGTCGTCGTCACGCGCGGTGAGTGCACGACGATCGAGCTCGAGCTGAGCTCGGAGACGACCACGGGCGAGGAGATCGTGATCGAGGTCCGCGCGGAGCGCGGCACCGCCGCGTCGCAGCTGCGCATGCGGCGTGAAGCAGTGGGCTCGCAGGACGCGATCTCCAGCGAAGAGATCCGCCGCGCGCCGGACAGCACGGCGAGCGAGGTCGTGCGCCGCATGGTCGGTGTCACGACCCGCGACGACTTCGTCTACATCCGCGGCCTCGGGAGCCGGTACGTGAGCACGATGCTCAACGGCGTCGTCGTGCCCAGCACGGATCCCGACGTTGCGGGTGTGCAGCTCGACATCTTCCCCGCCTCGCTGCTCGAGAGCGTGACGGTGCGGAAGACGTTCACGCCGGACGTGCCCGGCGCGTGGGCCGGTGGGCTCATGAACATCCAGACGCAGAGCTACCCGACGGATTTCCAGCTGCGCCTGAACCTGAGCTTCGGCATCAACTCGGAGAACTCGTTCCAGGAGACGCTCGGATATCAGTCCGGTGGTCTCGACTTCCTCGCGTTCGACGACGGAACTCGCGCACTGCCCGATCTGGTGCGCGACACCGATCTGCAGTCGCGCGACATCACGGGCGACCAGCTTCGCGATGCCTCGATGTCGTTCCCGAACACGTGGGGCGTGGGCGAGCGCACGTCTTGGCCGAACCTGAGCGGCGGATTCAGCATGGGCGACACGGTCGACATCGACGGTCATCTGCTGGGCTATCTGGTCGTCGCGGGATATCGATATTCCGAGCGCCCGCTCCCCGACATCATCGCGTCGGTCCAGCTCCGCGATCCCGAAGATCCGGATTCGGTCACGCTGCGTGAATCGCTCCAGCAAGACGGCGTGCGCCGCGTCGCCCAGCTCAGCGCGCTGGGCACGGTCACCTATGAGCTCGCCGAGCACCACAACGTGACGCTCGTCGGCCTGTTCAGTCAGAACTCCGACGACTTCGCTGCGATCATCTCGGGCCGTAGCGAGACGACGAACTCGGACATTCGCGATTTCCGCATCTCGTGGGTGCAGCGGACGCTCGGATTCGGCCAGCTCCTCGGCGAGCACACGCACCTCTTCGGGACCTCGCGGCTGAACTGGCAGCTCAACCTGAGCAGCGTCCAGCGCGACCAGCCCGACCTGCGTGATCTCCGCTACGTGATCAGCGAGGAAGGGGTCGCGCGATGGGCTCCGAGCGCGTCGAGCGGCCAGCGCTTCTACTCGACTCTCGACGACGTCACGTACGGCGGCGGGCTCGACATAACCGTGCCGTTCGAGCACTTCGAGGCGCGGTTCGGAGGCCTCGCGAGCCGCACCGAGCGTGACTTCCAGACGCGCCGTTTCAACTGGCGCCTCTCGTTGAGCGCTCCGCCCGAGACTGCGCTCCTCCCGCCGGAGGAGCTGTTCGGCCCGCAGAGCCTCGAGAGCGCACTTCGCATCGCCGAGACGTCCCGCGACGACGACAGCTACTACGCGTCCCAGACGCTGCTCGGGGCGTATGCGTCGCTCGAGTGGCGCCCGATCTCGGCGCTGCGGATTGCCGGCGGCGTCCGTGCTGAGTCGTTCCGCCAGATCGTCGAGTCGCGTCCCGTCTTCGCCGGGCCCGACGACGAGATCACCGGAACGCGGCGTACCGACGTCGACCCGCTCCCGTCGGCGTCGGTGGTAGTCGAGCCGATCAGCAACATGTTCGTCCGCGCCTCGTACGGAGGCACGGTCGCGCGCCCGCTCGTGCGTGAGCTCGCGCCGTTTCTCTTCGTCGACTTCGTCCGGCGCCGCACGATCACTGGCAATCCCGATCTCGAGCGCACCTACATCCACAACTTCGACCTTCGATGGGAGTGGTTCCCGTCGGAGAACGAAGTGCTCGCGGTCTCCGGGTTCGCGAAAGTGTTCGAGAGCCCGATCGAGCAGACGATCGTGACGAGCGCGGGCGATCTCAGCTACTCGAACATCGCGGGCGCGGAGAACTACGGGGCGGAGATCGAGGCGCGGGTGCACCTCGGCCACATCGTACCCCAGCTCGACTGGATCAGCGTCGGCACGAACGTGACGCTCGTCTACAGCCGCGCTCGCCTCACGGACGAGCAGCGGAATCAGGCGACGAACAGCGAGCGTCCCCTCGCTGGACAGCCGCCCTACGTCATCAACGTGTCACTCGGCTTTACGCCTCCCGATACGGGCCTTTCGTTCTACGCCTACTACAACGTCTTCGGCCCGAGGCTGGAGGATGTCGGGCTCCAGGGCATTCCCGACGTGTATCAGCAGCCCTGGCACACGGTGGACGCGACGATTCGTTGGGACGTCGACGACACCTTCGGACTCTCTCTGTCGGGTCGGAATCTGCTCTTCCAGCGGATCGACCTCACCCAGGGCGGGTTCGTCGTCACGGGTTATCAGCCCGGGACGACCGTGGTCCTCAGTGCGTCGTACTCCCCGTGA
- a CDS encoding CorA family divalent cation transporter produces MARIVPEVWNIPARLREKVGPRAGRQRLMTHEGHVLLLLHQVPRDADPDRHAVVFWRDVEGEWRCAPGRDDIVTLQTHVESYAKYVDELEEQLAKACRAEDYLAVVRAARPVQRAARHMYQALAQLRETLPEDDRVLPIRDLAYEVERAVELLVEEAEGEMQFMVAKRAEEQARLSERISVQTHRLNMIAALFLPITALGAILGMNLENGLEHLPEPVTFWSIVAGAFLVGFLIRAQVARERG; encoded by the coding sequence ATGGCCCGTATCGTCCCCGAAGTCTGGAACATCCCCGCTCGACTCCGCGAGAAGGTCGGCCCGCGCGCAGGGCGACAGCGATTGATGACGCACGAGGGGCACGTGCTCCTGCTGCTCCACCAGGTGCCGCGCGACGCCGACCCCGATCGCCACGCAGTCGTCTTCTGGCGCGACGTCGAGGGCGAGTGGCGCTGCGCGCCCGGTCGCGACGACATCGTGACGCTGCAGACGCACGTCGAGAGCTACGCGAAGTACGTCGACGAGCTCGAGGAGCAGCTCGCGAAGGCGTGTCGCGCCGAAGACTATCTCGCCGTCGTGCGCGCGGCGCGCCCGGTCCAGCGCGCGGCGCGGCACATGTACCAGGCGCTCGCGCAGCTCCGCGAGACTCTCCCCGAGGACGATCGCGTCTTGCCGATCCGCGATCTCGCGTACGAGGTCGAGCGCGCGGTCGAGCTGCTCGTCGAAGAGGCCGAGGGAGAGATGCAGTTCATGGTGGCGAAGCGCGCGGAGGAACAAGCGCGCTTGTCGGAGCGCATCTCGGTGCAGACCCACCGACTGAACATGATCGCCGCGCTGTTCCTACCGATCACGGCGCTCGGCGCGATCCTCGGGATGAACCTCGAAAACGGGCTCGAGCACCTGCCGGAGCCGGTCACGTTCTGGTCGATCGTCGCCGGTGCGTTCTTGGTGGGATTCCTGATTCGCGCCCAGGTGGCGCGAGAGCGTGGCTGA